The Herbaspirillum sp. RTI4 genome has a segment encoding these proteins:
- the nuoN gene encoding NADH-quinone oxidoreductase subunit NuoN, whose amino-acid sequence MIISNLIPVYPEIFLLIAASVILLIDMFLPDGKRFITYLLSLLALAVCAALTILTFNGGATVYTFSNMFVGDPLSSLLKLASYIAVGATLVYSRQYATERGMIGSQLGGEFYPLALFSLLGQMVMISGNNFLSMYLGLELMSLTLYALIALRRDSNVATEAAMKYFVLGALASGFLLYGISMLYGATGSLELNEVFRAIISGSVDRNVLIFGLVFVVAGLAFKLGAVPFHMWVPDVYQGAPTAVTLLLGGAPKLAAFALTFRFLVEGLLPLAIDWQQMLTVLAVLSIIIGNLTAIAQTNFKRMLAYSTISHMGFMLLGLLSGVVDGNLFSAVNAYSSSLFYVITYVLTTLGTFGLIMMMSRSGFEADRLEDLKGLNQRSPWFAAMMMLMMFSLAGVPPLAGFMAKFSVLQAALGTGQLWLPIVAVVFSLVGAFYYLRVVKLMYFDDATDTAKLTAPIDVRVLMSINGLALLLFGLWPKPLLDACTNAIVTTLSVYLGKIVS is encoded by the coding sequence ATGATTATTTCGAACCTGATCCCTGTTTATCCAGAAATTTTTCTTCTGATTGCAGCCTCTGTAATTTTGCTGATCGATATGTTCCTGCCCGATGGGAAGCGATTCATTACGTATTTGCTTTCGCTGCTGGCGCTTGCTGTTTGCGCCGCCCTGACCATCCTTACTTTTAATGGCGGTGCGACGGTCTATACCTTCAGCAACATGTTTGTGGGCGATCCGCTTTCGAGCCTCTTGAAGCTGGCTTCTTATATCGCTGTTGGTGCAACGCTGGTTTACTCGCGCCAATATGCTACCGAACGCGGGATGATCGGTTCGCAACTGGGGGGTGAGTTTTACCCGCTTGCGTTGTTCTCCCTGCTGGGTCAGATGGTCATGATTTCCGGCAATAATTTTCTCAGTATGTATCTGGGACTGGAATTGATGTCCTTGACGCTTTATGCGCTGATTGCATTGCGACGCGATAGTAACGTGGCCACTGAGGCCGCGATGAAGTACTTCGTGTTGGGGGCGCTGGCTTCGGGGTTCCTGTTGTATGGCATTTCGATGCTCTATGGCGCAACCGGTTCGCTGGAACTGAACGAAGTGTTCCGCGCCATCATCTCTGGTTCTGTTGATCGTAATGTGCTGATTTTTGGTCTGGTATTTGTGGTTGCCGGACTGGCGTTTAAATTGGGTGCAGTTCCTTTCCATATGTGGGTGCCGGATGTGTATCAGGGTGCGCCGACTGCGGTTACGTTGTTGCTCGGCGGTGCGCCAAAACTGGCGGCTTTCGCGCTGACTTTCCGTTTTCTGGTCGAAGGCCTGTTGCCTCTGGCAATCGACTGGCAGCAAATGCTGACGGTGCTGGCAGTGTTGTCCATCATCATTGGTAATCTGACCGCGATTGCACAAACCAATTTCAAGCGGATGTTGGCCTATTCGACCATTTCGCACATGGGTTTCATGCTCCTGGGTTTGCTATCAGGTGTGGTCGATGGCAATCTTTTTTCTGCAGTCAATGCCTATAGTTCTTCCTTGTTTTATGTCATTACCTATGTGCTGACGACGCTCGGTACTTTCGGATTGATCATGATGATGTCGCGCTCCGGGTTTGAAGCGGATCGGCTCGAGGATTTGAAGGGCTTGAATCAACGCAGCCCATGGTTTGCAGCGATGATGATGCTGATGATGTTTTCTCTGGCAGGTGTGCCGCCGCTGGCGGGCTTCATGGCTAAATTCTCCGTGTTGCAGGCCGCTCTGGGTACGGGGCAGCTTTGGCTGCCGATTGTGGCAGTCGTGTTCTCACTGGTCGGTGCCTTCTATTACTTGCGCGTGGTCAAGCTGATGTATTTTGATGATGCAACCGATACCGCCAAGTTGACTGCTCCTATCGATGTGCGAGTTTTAATGAGCATCAACGGTCTGGCACTTTTGCTCTTCGGATTGTGGCCAAAACCATTGTTAGATGCTTGTACCAATGCAATCGTGACGACCCTGAGCGTGTATCTCGGCAAAATTGTCTCCTGA
- a CDS encoding NUDIX hydrolase codes for MTMPLDEIKLDSQQVYDGHFLKVQRDTIRLPDGAQATREYIKHPGAVVILPLFDDGSVLLERQFRYPLHRVFTEFPAGKIDAGEAALACAKRELLEETGFTAARWDFVCTIHNAIAYADEHLEIFLARDLTAGQSQLDDGEFLEVFTMPLSALLGQVRGGEITDVKTIIGTFWLEKIVAGQWQPTPS; via the coding sequence ATGACCATGCCGCTAGATGAAATAAAGCTCGATAGTCAACAAGTCTATGACGGTCACTTTCTAAAAGTACAGCGCGACACCATCAGGTTGCCAGACGGCGCGCAAGCTACACGCGAATATATCAAACACCCCGGTGCGGTTGTCATCCTTCCCTTATTTGACGACGGAAGCGTGCTGCTGGAGCGACAGTTCCGTTATCCTCTCCACCGCGTTTTTACCGAATTCCCGGCCGGGAAAATTGATGCCGGCGAGGCAGCTTTGGCATGCGCCAAGCGAGAGTTGCTTGAGGAAACAGGTTTTACGGCGGCGCGTTGGGATTTCGTGTGCACTATTCATAACGCCATCGCCTACGCCGATGAGCATCTGGAAATTTTTCTTGCGCGTGATTTGACTGCCGGACAAAGCCAGTTGGATGATGGTGAATTTCTTGAGGTATTTACGATGCCATTATCGGCATTGCTGGGGCAGGTACGCGGTGGTGAAATCACTGATGTGAAAACCATCATCGGTACCTTCTGGCTGGAAAAAATCGTAGCCGGGCAATGGCAACCGACCCCAAGTTGA
- a CDS encoding DUF2818 family protein, translating into MSVSISSWLVILLALLVANVPFFNQQLFAFLRLSKADNYRKPIWMRLLELLVFYILLGVTGRLMEAQAGNVFVQTWEFFAITACLFLVFAFPGFVFQYLRKHQA; encoded by the coding sequence GTGAGCGTTTCCATTTCCTCCTGGCTGGTGATTCTGCTGGCATTGCTGGTTGCTAATGTGCCCTTCTTTAATCAGCAATTGTTCGCTTTTCTTCGCCTGAGTAAAGCGGACAATTATCGCAAACCTATCTGGATGCGATTGTTGGAACTGCTGGTGTTCTACATCCTGTTAGGTGTAACCGGACGTCTGATGGAGGCGCAGGCTGGTAATGTCTTTGTGCAGACCTGGGAATTTTTTGCCATCACTGCTTGCTTGTTTCTGGTGTTCGCTTTTCCTGGTTTTGTATTTCAGTATTTGCGCAAACATCAAGCTTGA